CAACCATCCACGCGGGACAGGTAAGGAAACCACGTGGGCtttccagcccttccccaccagcagagaccacagccctgcctgtgaaGAGGAGCTTGCTGCAACCCTCTGAGCACGTGCCTTGGGGACCCACCTGTGGCACTGCAGAGCAGGGGTTGAGTTCAGGAGCTCGTTCCCCCAGAACATGGATTTCTCGGACACTTGTCTCCCACCAGCTTCTGCCACTCACCTCTGTAGCTCCACAGGGGCATCTTTTTGGGCACTTCCACCGTACAGGATCCTATTGTGGAATCGTGTAGGATAACAGACCTCACCAAGGGCCACCATTTAGAGCAGTATTTGTCACCTGAGAGCTCTAATGGAGCTGAGGAGAGAGGTCGGTCCTTACCTGGTGTGTAGCGCCTCTGTTAAATTAACTTTGTGAAAGTTTGGGGAGGGTTTCAGCTGTGCAGGCAGGTTTTATAAATTGCTCTAGAGAAGACCTGAGGAATTGAAGCCCAGCAAGTCTGACATCTTTCTGCAGACTGGGGAACTATAATGTAAACAGATTGACTAGAAACAGGTAAATATGATGACATGGGAAATCTATTGTTGACAGAAGCCATTCCTCACATGTCTACTTAAATTCTTTGAAAGAGGCAGTGCATACCTGGACTAGGTTGAGCCAATTAATGTATTATCTGCCTGTATTTCCAAAAACAGTCAAAAGATTCTTCACAAGACCCCTAAAAATACAGTGAGCTGTTTCAGCAAGAGGGGAAGTGCTCTGAGAACTGATAACAGGTTAAAATAAAGGGTTGGCATAAAttaaaaggtttttctttgtttgtttttttaaaaagaaaggatgtcCCTGCAGAGAATCTATTGTGACCTAAGCATTTAGCATATTCCTAAGGGATACATTAATAGAGGTAGTGCTAGGGTGCTTCTGAAGGTGACCACGTTCCATGATAGACAATCAAACCGTTCCACGTAGCCTGAAGCATCTGGCGCTAACAGTGAACAATTACAGAAGTACTTGAATGTGCTGGTTGACCGCTCAGTGAAGTGTCAGATGAAATTCAAagtcaaaaaaagtaaaataatagaccccgggggaaaaaaaagcataactacTCCCAATGATCAGTTGAAATGAATAGCTCAATAGCAGTGATTGTCAGAAGACACTGAAATGCTGCTGGACTGATATCCCTTGACGTCCTGAGCATCTGTTTTAGGAGCAGGGTGTTGGGCTTGGTGGGTGGTTGGTCTGTTACATTGCAGCCACTCAATTAGAGCCActgctttcagcagaaaaagGTGCAAAAGGACCATTGGATTTTGTTCAGCAATTTCTGAACACGCACCATATGGGCTACCATGTGAGACCCTGGGCCTCCATGGGCACGTTCGTGTTGCAGTAGGGCGAGCAGGCAGCGGTGTTTGGCGAGGGCAGAAGcagtgcagagcagggctgaggggagatggggctgggggggctggggctgcgcctgccccagcagcagctcctgtctCACGGCTCCTGTCTCACCCTGCTCTGCTTTGTGTCCCGCAGAAGCTGCGCATACCGAGCTCTCTCCTGGAGCCTGCCTCAAAGATGGATAAATGGGTGAGCTGACAACCTTGCAACCAGGGGTGAGGACAGGATCAAGGGATACATTTGGGACTTTTATTTGTAAGATTATCACAGGATAGAACAGCTGTATAAGAGAAACATAGAATGTGGAACACTGAGACACCTTGGCTGAAGACCAAGTGCTCTTGAACAGGAACAGCAGAAGAGTTAAGAGcagggaaaatactttttttttatatataattggATCTCTCTACACCAAAATCTGTGGGCTTGGACACACAGCCAAGCCACCGTGGCTTGCATTGCAAGCTGATCTAGACATTGTTACCTCTTACCTGCCGTGGGATGATGGAGCACACGAAGATGAGCAGCTGCCAGAGCTCGCCTGACCCGCTGTAActtgctgaggcactggaacacaGTGAGTGTGAGGGCTTGAGGCACATGTTCACCCAGCCCGCTCCCATGTCTGCAGCCGCTGGATGTAGCACAGAAGCGGGTGAGGAGTGCTCATGTGTTCTAGTTCACCGGCAGAGTGAGAGTTAATCTCCTGCCGTGGGACAGTGATATCTTAAACAGGCTCTGCTTTTGGCCTTGAGTCCATGCACCTAAGCCCTAAACCTTCATCTTTGACTTAAGAAAACTTCCTTCATCTCCCATCTTCACCACAGGCATATCCACACATGATCCAAATCACTTTCCATCTGAACCCAGTGCAGAAAGGTGTGACTCAGACCTGTACTACCTGTGAGAGATTTTTGAAGCACATGGTTGTTCTGATGTTGctatgattattttgtttttctttccttctgaatgaATCCCTGGCCATAGCACGGACTTGGGCATTTGCTCCATGGATGTCTGTGACCACCCCAAGTTTGGCTGGGTGAGCCGGCAGATGGCAGGGAGAGGCCTCGGCGCAGCATGAGCatcctccctctgctccagcaccaaCCCAGCAAGGGGCGGGCGGGGAAAGGAGTGTCCCACCAAACCTCTCGTCACCCCTGCTACCCAAGAGAGCTGTAGAGACCATCACTTGAGTGCTGTGCCTCATCCAGCCAGTTGATGAACTGGTCGCCCTGGGGCTCTCTCTGTGCTTACACCCAGAAACTTACAACTGGCTGCAGCCTCTCTCATGCACACCAGCCTTGCCCGGTCTCTGCCGTCTTCTGCTCACTCCTTTCTGATGTTGTTCCGTTGCAGAAGATCAGCGATGGgattcccctccctcctgcccaggtgcCTCCCAGCCGACTCCATGTGAAGCAGAACCCAGGTAGTTCCCCGGGACTGGGACCTCCGTGGGTGCCAGCACCCCTGCTCTAGGGGTGCGGGGGGAGGCTGGTTGCCCACTGCAGCCATGGCTGCCTGTGTGCTGGAGGCTTGTGGAGGAGCTGCCGGGGCCTCTGCTGACTGCAGGCGCTGTTCCTCTGCCCTTGTTTTGTTCTACAGAATCTCCTGGGGGAGAAAATGCCTCTGCAAATGATGCTGGTGCCCAAATGGACTTCAAGGTAAGGTGTTCCACAAGCTGAAGCTGCGACAGGCTCAAGAGATCAAGGCTGTGAAAAATGCAAGACTCCTAGCTAGATCCTCCAAAATTCCTGAGCTGCCCcaaaatcactggaaaaaaactCTTCCTCTGCCTGTTTTCTCATTCCAGAGAGAGGGTCCCATGTGGTCTTTCCTCCACCACTCCCAAGTTTGTGACCGTACAGTTTTTTGAGGCAGCCCATGGTTGAGGCTTACCAGGGCAGTGCCCTTTTGCCACCCTGCAAGGAACCAAGAGCCCCAGACGCAGCAATGTTCTCAGGCATGGAACTTTCCAGCCCATTTTGTGAGAGAAAGCTGTCTTTGAACTACCTGCTGTCCTGTCCCCGCTTCTCCAGGGTGGCATTTTCTGTCCCTGTCGGCCTGGGTATCACAATTCATGGATATTTGTGTTCTTCTGGGATGATGTCCTCCGATGCACCTCCATGTCATTACCAACCACTGTGTGTGATGGAGCTGGAATAGTTCCTATGTCCACCTGGGGACAGCACCTGTCTGGCAGTGCCAGCTGCAGATCAGCTCTGCTCCCTTTGTCTTTGCCACCCCTCCTTGTAGGGCTTTTGGAGCCATTTTTTGTCAGCTGTACTTCAGACGAGGCAGCAGAATGTGGGGACTTGGCTGCACCTCTCCAGCTGGCTGGAGGAACTGGGGCCCTGCTCATACACCTCTGGGGTTGGGAGAGACCTGCGTGACCGGACCCAGAAACAGGCTCCCAGGTCATGGGAGGAACACTTGATCCCAGGCTTTGAATTTGTAGTTCCCCCTCTGAAATTCAGATCTGCATCTTGATGCTGCACTACTGTAACGTGGTACCACTGAGCTGAGGGGTTGTGTCTGTGTCACCTCTCGTGATACAAGGGTCCAGAATAACCAGGCTGTTTATGGTGCCACATCTCTTGGCAGATCCCACCGGCCTGCGGAGAAGCTTCGTCCAGCGCAGACAGACCTGTTGTGGTGCGAGCGTGCTGCGAGTGCACCGTGGTGGTGCGGGCAGGAGAGGTGCCGTCGCTGCCGGCCCTGCGGGCTCTGCTGCGGGAGCGCTTCGGGCAGCAGGCAGAGCGAGGGATGCTGAGGTATGCCGCGGCACGGCTGGGCCCTCCGGCACTCTCCGGCCATCAGCGTGTGTGACAGGGTCACAGCAGCCGTTCCCCTGAGGATACTGATCTGCATCTGGTCTCCTGGCAATATTGAATTGGGGTCAAAGCATTCTAGCAGAGATTCACAAAGACGTGAGCGCGCAGCCTCCCTTGCGGGGCTAACCTTACCgtggcttttggttttgtgaaCAGTGTGTGCTCCATGGGCTTCGGAGGCCCAAAGGGTCTTTCCCAGGAAACTGTACCACGGTCAAGAAAttgaggaacagaaggaaaaactcTTTGCAGCTGCAGCTGCCGTATATTGATTTTTCTCCAGCTCAGCCTTTGAGGTGCACTAGGATCAGCGCAGAGCAATCTGGGAGTTGGTCCGGGGTGAGGTCTCCCTGGCTGTGACACCCCTGGGGACGCACAGTCAGCGTGGTCAGGAGAGTTTAGGCTCTTCCCCTCAAGTGAGTGTGTGAGGAGGTGACAGTGTCACTCCCTTAGCACACAGGGTGGCCCCATGTCATCATGCAAGGTGACAAGCTCAGAGCTGGCTTACAAAGGGGACTTTTGAAGACTGAAGATGTTAGAGGGCTAGGCTTGCCTCCAAGTCTGGCTTTAAGTGAGGTGATTTGAGATGTGTTAATGAACCCTTGCAGCTACAGGCATTCGGATGGCAAAGACCTGGGTGCAGTTTCTGGAGAGGAGGATCTAGGGAAGATGTGGCAGCAGCTGACAGATGGCAGGCTGACGCTCTGCTGCCAGGTACGTGGGCTGTGACAAgcttctctgctgtgctggaCTCAAATATCTGCTTTGCCTTGCGTCCTCCATGCCGACTTTCTCCCGCAGGACTCGGACTCCCACTCGGGCAGACCCGTCCTCTACCGGATGCTGGCTCAGCACTCTTACCTGGCGCAGGGACCGGGCGACCTGGAGTTCAGCAAGGGAGACCTGCTGGATGTTCTCTCTGAAGGTAGCTCTCCAGTCCTGTCTGCAGGCTGTACTAGAGCAGGCTTTTGGAGTCTGCTGCGGGGAGGGACTGGGGAATAGATGGCCTCTCCAGTGCCGTCTCCGGCTGAGACTCCCAGGACGTACAGGCTTGCACTGGGTTTTGCCCAGAGTTGAATTCCAGCCATGATAATTCTCGCTAACCCCACTCATATGGGCCCGGGCTCATCCTGCTCCTTTATGTTTTCCCAGTGAACGAGGACTGGCTCGAAGGACGCTGCAATGGCAAGACTGGCATCTTCCCCAAATGCTTTGCAACCCAGACCCAGGAAGGCAGTGGTGCTGCCTTCCTATAGCAAACAGGAGCCTGTTCCTGCACGACTGCACTGTCTCCCAGGGGCGAGAAACACAAGTCCCAGCTCATCTGGGCCACAGCCAGCGCAGCCAGGAGCTCTGCTGAACCTGGACAAGATGTGTCCCCCACCCACAAATCCCACGGGGTCAGTTCCGTCAGTCTGACAGCATTTTCTACAGCCTGTTCCCAGACCTGGCGTTTTTACCTCTGTGCTTATACTGCCAAAGATGTGCTTGTGCAGGGGGGAACTGGTGTTTGGCAATGGGAAATGTCCACGTGTCAGCTCAGACTGTTGGCTGGGAAGAGGTTGCTCTGGATGGAGGTCTTCACCCCCTCTCCCTTGTTGCTCACGTTCAGGCTGGGAAGGTTGACCGCACTCTAATGAAGCCAAGGACAGCCGTCTGAGCCAGAGGCAGAGCCCAGTTCCCCAGCTCCTTGGACCACGTATCTTTATCTCCACCAGATAGAGATGCTGCTCTTTGGGAAGGCCTCCCTAACCAGTTTGCAGTGGGGTGTGTGGGATAACACCTTGGCTTAGGACCACCATATATCTTCTTCCACAGCAAATACCCCACGGATGTGCCAGATCCAAAGGgccttttcttgcttcttttcttaaGCCCTTAAGTCCTGCCTGGATGCTACAGCTTCATGCTGCATGGGCAGGGGTCTTGCAGCACAGAGGAGAGGTAGTTGTGGAAACACCCCTGCTCAGACCAGCCTGGGCTTTGGCAGAGCCTTgtgggggctggggagagggccGGCTGGGCAGCGTGGCGTTGGGCTGGTGGCTGGAGGAACTGAACTGACCATCCAGTTCCCgcagctgagctgtgctgggctctgccgaTCTAAATAAAACACTCAAGTGCCTGGAGGTGGAACCTGCTGGGGATTTGGTGTCTGACAATGCTGGGCTATGTAACTTGAATATAAAATAAACCCTAAGCCAGAGTTGGCAGCTCTTAAATCAACTTCCATTTGTATTCTTCTGCTGAGATATgccagtaaatatttttaaagacagctgACGGTGTCTTTGGGAAGATATTCTGTCACATACTACAAAAATCTTGCATGTCTTGCATACAGCTAAGGTCACCCCTCTCCTCGGAGTTTAGGTGCCACCACTGCTCTCCGTCACCAATTGCCTCCCAGGGCTTTAGGGCGCGCAGCCCAGCAGGACTGGAAGTGCCAAGGAAACTGTGCTAGGCTGGTTGATGACTTTcgtatttgaaaaacaaaatggattttatttctaGTTTGAATGTATCTGGCTTCATCTCAGTCAGCTTTTGTCAGCCAGATTAAAGTCTGTTCTGGAGTCAGGAGTCTTTTCCCCTTGGAGGTACTTAGAGACCTCAAGACACCTTTGTTATCTTCAATATCTTTACAGAGATGACCCAGTTAAACCTCCTAAGCAATGGAGATGGGTCTAATGCCCAGGATGCCTCTACTCAGGAGGCTGGGAGCTACTTGGTTTTCCAGAAACACTGGAGGAAAGCAGCCAGCAGGCCTGCCACCATGGCCAGCACAATGAAGGAGACGGCACCTGCCCACAGACTGGGCTGGTGCCCCTTGACCTGTTCCAGAGCCTCCGCGGGGATCATGTTGGTGAAGTTCAGCATGAAGCCCAGCGTCCATCCGATGTCCGTGTTTGCTGCCTGAGGTGAGAGAGCAGAGATCGTTCAAAAGTGCCTCTGCCAGGCACCAGTAGCGAGGGACTGaccagcacctctcccatgagctgccccagctgtgTTTTCACACATGGACCTGGCTGTGGTGAACCTGATCTTACCAGCACCAGTTACACAGAGAGCTTTCCGTCCCCTCCTTCCCAAGGGCTAAAGGGCAGCTGAACATGGGTGACTGCTCTGGTCCACATGCGCCTTTGTGACCTTCACATGATTTTGGATCTgagctttcctcctcccccagcatgCTTAAAATTTGGTAATATTCTGGTTCAAATGGGTCATGGGGCCACCATAACCCCTCTGATGCTTAAGTCAATTCTGCCCAACATCAGGCACTGAAGAGGCCAAATCCTGCTCTGCCTTTCTCTGACCCCTTAAAATTAGCTTAGGTTCACACCAGAGTAAGTGAGAAACAAACTGGTGTCAGAGGTTTGGGGACAAGTAAGAAAGAGTGAAGCTGTGCTGGGACCACTGGGTAGCAGCCGTGAGATGGGGACACATTTCTGGCATGAGGGGCTCCAGGGATGCTGCTCCTGAACGTGTCTTCAGGCCAGGGCAAGGATGcggctgcagctgcctgcccacTCCTGCGGCCCCACAGGGTCTTTACCTGCCGGCTGAAGCGGATGTTGCTCCACGTGAGCTCATTGAACTTGTAGCCATCGAGCAGCAACGTCAAGATGTAGG
The genomic region above belongs to Larus michahellis chromosome 15, bLarMic1.1, whole genome shotgun sequence and contains:
- the NOXA1 gene encoding NADPH oxidase activator 1 isoform X1, producing MMEFSQLCCSQCLSSGEKVLYSTAAAQCRLQQWQEARATLEKAVVWRPEGRTAILDLALERVQDRLFLEPMQVPPGEFFRPRKKEVEQLDSKDFLGKPKVISSIIPNDEYIGFEPLRPQKQGFYEPRADALRDSELGYYRVLSHYYPEDSEKLAVKASSLVFVLTRGADGWATTIHAGQKLRIPSSLLEPASKMDKWKISDGIPLPPAQVPPSRLHVKQNPESPGGENASANDAGAQMDFKIPPACGEASSSADRPVVVRACCECTVVVRAGEVPSLPALRALLRERFGQQAERGMLSYRHSDGKDLGAVSGEEDLGKMWQQLTDGRLTLCCQDSDSHSGRPVLYRMLAQHSYLAQGPGDLEFSKGDLLDVLSEVNEDWLEGRCNGKTGIFPKCFATQTQEGSGAAFL
- the NOXA1 gene encoding NADPH oxidase activator 1 isoform X2, whose translation is MQVPPGEFFRPRKKEVEQLDSKDFLGKPKVISSIIPNDEYIGFEPLRPQKQGFYEPRADALRDSELGYYRVLSHYYPEDSEKLAVKASSLVFVLTRGADGWATTIHAGQKLRIPSSLLEPASKMDKWKISDGIPLPPAQVPPSRLHVKQNPESPGGENASANDAGAQMDFKIPPACGEASSSADRPVVVRACCECTVVVRAGEVPSLPALRALLRERFGQQAERGMLSYRHSDGKDLGAVSGEEDLGKMWQQLTDGRLTLCCQDSDSHSGRPVLYRMLAQHSYLAQGPGDLEFSKGDLLDVLSEVNEDWLEGRCNGKTGIFPKCFATQTQEGSGAAFL